CCCCCATTCCATTTTTAAGTTTTATCTTTGCAAAAAATTAAAAAATGAGCAAACCGATAACTGAATTCATAGAAAAGTATTACCTGCACTTCAACGCAGCTGCATTGGTGGATGCTTCTAAAGGATATGTTGCCCATCTTAAAGATGGCGGAAAAATGATGATTACTTTGGCAGGAGCAATGTCTACTGCTGAATTGGGAAAGATTCTTGCTGAAATGATCCGTCAGGGCAAAGTAGACTTTATTTCTTGTACAGGAGCGAACCTTGAAGAAGATTTAATGAATCTTGTGGCACACTCTCATTACGAAAGAGTTCCTCATTACAGAGATTTAACGGCTCAGGATGAATGGGATCTTTTAGAAAGAGGTCTGAACAGAGTTACAGATACCTGCATCCCTGAAGAAGAGGCTTTCAGAAGGTTACAAAAACATATTGTAGAGATCTGGAAAGATGCAGAAGCTAAAGGAGAAAGATATTTCCCGCATGAGTTTATGTACAAAATGATCCTTTCAGGTGTATTGGAGCAGTATTATGAAATTCCAAGAGAAAACTCATGGATGATTGCTGCTGCAGAAGCTAATCTGCCGATTGTAGTTCCGGGATGGGAAGATTCTACAATGGGTAACATCTTTGCTTCTTACTGTATCAAAGGAGAGCTTAAAGCGACTACAATGAAATCAGGTATTGAATATATGACATATCTTGCTGACTGGTATACTAAAAATTCAGGTGGAAAAGGAGTTGGATTCTTCCAGATTGGTGGAGGTATTGCAGGAGATTTCCCTATCTGCGTAGTGCCTATGCTGTATCAGGATATGGAAATGCATGACATTCCGTTCTGGTCTTATTTCTGCCAGATTTCTGATTCTACAACGTCTTACGGTTCTTATTCAGGAGCGGTTCCAAATGAGAAAATCACTTGGGGTAAACTTGATATTACTACACCGAAATTTATCGTTGAAAGTGATGCTACGATCTGTGCACCATTGATGTTCTCTTACATCTTAGAAAACGCATAAGAATAAAATTCTCACCAGAGATTATAATATCAGCGCTTCAATTTTTGGAGCGCTTTTTTGATGTTTTTTTAAGTCTCGTAGATCAAGCAGATTGTTTTGATTGTTTTGTTGGGTTTACGCAAAGACACTATTTTTTTACTTGCTTCATGGGTATAAGGGCGCAAAGATTTTATCTCCGATAAAATTTGATGCTGTATAACCTGCTGAAAATATCAGATTTTCTAGCGCCTTAAAAACAACATAATAATAAAAAATCCTTGCGGCCTTGCGTAAACCCAACAGAAAATCCTGAACCATCCGCATGGTCTGCGAGCCTATATTTCAATCCCATTGGTGTCTGTAAAAATCTGTGTATTCTGTGGGAAAATAAAATCAATCCAAAGAATTCACCAGTACAAAATAACGATACGCCAGAATTCCTTTCTCTATTTGGGTCAGTTTGGCAGGATCCTTCTTACTCAGCTTCGGAAGAACCTTTTTATTGATGGCATTCAACAGCCGGAAAAATGATTTTTTCATATCTTTATCTTTACAATGAAACATCATTGGGTACAGAAGAGTTCAAAAATGATGCAAAAGCTGTGATATCAATACAGTACATTTTCAAACAGATAAAAAAGAACATATGGACGAGATTTTCAAACAACAGGTATATGAAGTTTCAAGACTTATTCCCAAAGGAAGAGTTTCTACCTATGGAGCTATCGCAAAAGCGGTCGGCTATCCTAATCATTCGCGTCATGTAGGAAAAGCAATGGGAGGCTGTCCGGAAGATGTGCCTGCTCACCGTGTTATTTCAAGTTCGGGCGTGTTATCTGTTCCTGAATTTCAACCTAAACTGGAAGCTGAGGGAATTACTGTAGAAAATCTTAGAATAAAGAATTTTAAAAAGCTCTTCTGGGATCCAATGAATGAATTATAAATACCTGATTATAAAATTATTTAACTTCAGTTCGGGATAAGAATATCTGATAGATGTAGGTTTGAAGCTGGATGAGGGAAGTTATGAAAGTCATTAAGAGCAAATATTGATCTGTTTTTATTTAATTTTCTGGAGGTTTTCAATATATATAACTAAAATTAACTTCCAGCCTCCTTTTTCCATCTTCCTGCCTTTTACATTTAAACTCCTTAACCCGAACTCACGTTATTTAATTTTTTTTTGCAGGACAATATATAAAAATACCCAAAAACATCCGTGAAATTTGCGGGATCTGTGGGAAATTCATTTAAGCACATAAAAAATGTCACTCATATCATGGATACAAGTGACACAAATATTTTTACAGTCTAAAACCGTATTATTTCTTAATTCTTGAAGGACTTTGAGAGCCTTTCAATTCTTCCTTCAGCCTTTCGTTTTCTTCCTTCAGTAACGTAATATAAGCTTGCAGGTTTTCAATAATAGCTCCAGGAATATTATCATAATTATTCTGGTTAGTAATTACTCCCGCGGAAGAAGATCTATCATTAAATACCGGATGATCATTATTAACAATTATTTTAGAATCTTCTTCTTCATAAATTTCCTCAATCGGAACCTCTAGAAAACGGGCAATTTTGTCCCATTCATCAGGGATGATTCTTACATCACCACTTTCTTTTCTGCTGTAGTTAGATACATCCGTTGCAATAAAATCAGCTACCTGTTGCTGCGTGTAGCCTTTTTGTTTTCTGATAAGACGTAATTTTTCTTTTTGCATGTCCGACATTTTATACAAAAATGGCAAAAAAGCACAATGTATACAACAGAAAATATAAAAAAATGCGATTGCCCTTCTTGTATTTTAGAATCACCAGAATCGATGAAATAAAAAATGAACGCGGATATTTACGTTTTATACTAAACCTTATCGTTTTTTGAAACCTATAAAGTTTGTAAGATTTTTATTTATACTAATTTTTAAAAGAAAAATATTATAAATAAATTTAAAATCACTTTAAATAATGATTTTATTATTTAAAATCCCTGTATTCTTCGAGCTGAAAAATTCGTACAGATTAGAAAATATCTACACTTTATTTAGAAATCCGCTTTTTGAAATCTGAAAACCTATCTGATGGTTTGAATTTTCTTTCCCGGGTAAAAAGCATTTTCATATATCCAAAAAAAGAAGGAATAAGAATGGTAACAAAGAGGCTGCAGATTCCCAATGCCCAGAGTGGCATATCATCTCTCCTGCCTTGAAAATACTCCCAGATTACCCAGGACATCACTCCTAAAAAAAACAGCATCCCCGCCGGAAAAACAAAATAAATTACAAAGCCTAACCCTATACTGAAAACAATTGATGTATCCCAACCTAAGGAATAGAGAGTAATCCATGCCATGGCCAGACCGAGAACAAACAGGAAAAGGGCCACAATAAAAATAATAAGTTTTTGTGTTCCAAAGCTTAAATTAGCCACACTCTGATCTCCGTTTTTGTAACTGATGGTAATGGTTTTCCCAACTTCCACAGGGTGGCTGCTTCCATAGTTTAAAGGCTTTTTGATCAGCTGGTTTTTATCATTTTTAAACTCCACTACCGCTGTATAGGTATTGTCTCCGTCACTGGAATCCATTATTTCGTGGGCAACTACCCTAGCTTCATATTTCGGACCGGAAAAAAATTTAATAACGGGGGAAACGGCAATTGACACCAGCCCGAAAAACAGACTGGAAACTACGTAAACTACAATTCCCGGATAGATAAAAGAAATGATAGAAACCGGCTTTCCGTCATTTTTTAATTTCTTCTTTCTATAATTAAGCAGAAGGATAAAGGCTGTAAAAATAAGAGGTGCCCATATTATAAATTTTCCCATAGTCTTATTTTAAAGATTTTGTTTGTCCTTTAATTTGGAAGTGTCTTTTATAAAATTAATGGTTTCTTCTGTATTAAATAAGGTAAAAACGGTGACACATATAAGAATTGACAGATAAATCAAAGCTAATTTCAGTTTTTCAAAATCGGCAAAAGCAGAGAAGAATACAAAAGGGATCAACAGGATTATGGAAAGCCCGAAAGTGAGAATAATAAAATCTCAGAATTTTTCTGATAAAGAAAATCTTTTTGAAAATACTGTATAATACAAACAGCCCTATAGTCAATACAGGAAAGCCGATGGCAAGACTTCCGAAAAATTGCCGGGAGTTAATAAAATCTCCAAAAATTCCTAAATCAATTTCCATAATTATAGTGTTGCAGGGTTATTTTGTTTTTCTGTATCAGAAAACTGAAGCATTTCTTTTTTCCGGTAGCTCATCATTTTCGCGAAAATACTATCAGGAAAAGTTTCAATTCCGGTATTGTAAAGATTCACAGATTCATTAAAAAAAATTCTTCGGGCAGCAATAATCTCTTCCAGGTCGCTTAATCTTTTCTGAAGTTCAAGATACGACTGGTTCGATTTTATTTCAGGATAATTTTCAATAATAAGCATCACTGATTTTAATTTTCCGTCCATCCGCTCTGCAGTCTTTATTTTTTCATGAACCTGATGGGCACCTAGATATTGAGAACGAAGAGTAACAAGCTCTTTAAGAACCGTGTTTTCATACAAGGAAGTCGCTTTTACAACACGTACAAGATTGGGGATTTCATCTGCA
This region of Chryseobacterium vaccae genomic DNA includes:
- a CDS encoding deoxyhypusine synthase family protein, with the translated sequence MSKPITEFIEKYYLHFNAAALVDASKGYVAHLKDGGKMMITLAGAMSTAELGKILAEMIRQGKVDFISCTGANLEEDLMNLVAHSHYERVPHYRDLTAQDEWDLLERGLNRVTDTCIPEEEAFRRLQKHIVEIWKDAEAKGERYFPHEFMYKMILSGVLEQYYEIPRENSWMIAAAEANLPIVVPGWEDSTMGNIFASYCIKGELKATTMKSGIEYMTYLADWYTKNSGGKGVGFFQIGGGIAGDFPICVVPMLYQDMEMHDIPFWSYFCQISDSTTSYGSYSGAVPNEKITWGKLDITTPKFIVESDATICAPLMFSYILENA
- a CDS encoding LemA family protein; the protein is MISIISLLIIIIVIVGLVTFLINTYNRLVILNNNSQKAFANIEVILKQRADEIPNLVRVVKATSLYENTVLKELVTLRSQYLGAHQVHEKIKTAERMDGKLKSVMLIIENYPEIKSNQSYLELQKRLSDLEEIIAARRIFFNESVNLYNTGIETFPDSIFAKMMSYRKKEMLQFSDTEKQNNPATL
- a CDS encoding MGMT family protein codes for the protein MDEIFKQQVYEVSRLIPKGRVSTYGAIAKAVGYPNHSRHVGKAMGGCPEDVPAHRVISSSGVLSVPEFQPKLEAEGITVENLRIKNFKKLFWDPMNEL
- a CDS encoding helix-turn-helix transcriptional regulator, which produces MQKEKLRLIRKQKGYTQQQVADFIATDVSNYSRKESGDVRIIPDEWDKIARFLEVPIEEIYEEEDSKIIVNNDHPVFNDRSSSAGVITNQNNYDNIPGAIIENLQAYITLLKEENERLKEELKGSQSPSRIKK